The region GGTGTAAAATCTTCTTTCTGCACTAGTGCAAATTAAAAGTTATAATTTTATAGCCTTTGCTTCTAAATGTATGAGTTTTTGTAATTAAActaaataaaagaaaaataataataattagaaTGAAAATGTAATAATAAGCAGAAAATAGAGTTCACAAAAAAGTTTAGAAAGAGAATTTGTTATTGTTATGATTGATAAGAATTAGTAGTAGTAATAAGATGAATGTAAGTGAGGATGGAATCAATAGTGTTGGCTCCGACAAAGGAATAGAGTCCGTAGACTTTTATGCATGCAAAGGAAGGTACTGCAACTGGAGCGTTTATGTCCCAAACAGTGGCTATGTAACAGAATAATTATTCCAAACCATAGGAGGTAAATGCAGGCCAATCAATAATGTGGGGCACTTTCTTTAACGCGCAAATAGACAGCATTTTCATCAAAATAGACAAAATTGTAGGGCATATATATAAGTCAAATTTTATGCACTATGATATTTGTGCATGACCTGCACCTACCAATTTCGAATATTACACCAACTCTCCAAACCCTTGGTAAAAATCTCTCACTTTCAGTAAAAAAAAAATAACTATTGAGAATTGTAAAAGTTCCATGCATGTGATTTTGTTTAATGTGAATTTGGAGTTTGGAAGGGATAATAAATTAACATGTCCAAATGAAGAGTGAGACTCAAcaattaaaagaagaaaaaattagttaaaaaataaaataaagtgtataaatcaatattttaaaaattaaacCGATTATCAAACAAGTAATTGTATTGAGTCATTAATTCATTAGTCGAACGATTGAGTCTTTACTTGAATCGCATGAATAAATCGTATAAAACTAAATAATTTGGTTGAATAAACCGATCTTTCGAACGAAATGATAAAGCTATTTAATCAGATGATTGTGTTTCTAAAAAAAATAGAACACctataaaattttaaaataatatataattttataaatttattttttaaattcaaattttaaactTTATCATTACAAATTACATAGTAAAATAGTTCGAAATACAAAATCTAAATAAATTTTGCATAAATGTCTAATTGCAAAATAAATAGAATATCAAGAGtttaataaatttaattataaaGAAGTAAATTGTTTTAAATAAACTTTCAAGAAAGTCTActcatattttaatttttttataaaaatttcAAAACGAGATGTTTTGTTTgagaaaaaaaacaaatatttaattaattgatttttcaaAACTCTCTTGACCGTTTTATAATGATTCAATAGCTTATCTGTTCCAATAACCAAACCACACCATTTCTCCTATTTCCGATTCGATCGATTCGATTGGCTAGTTTAATCTAATTTTTAAAACACTAATATAAATATGAGAATTAGATTCCCACCATATGATTACAAGTttcaaatttcaaaagaaaaataGTGACTTGTATTATTCTATACGAAATTCCTACATTATACTAGCATATTATATGATATGCATATATAATACCAAAAGCACTACATAATCACTTTGTTTACATTACTTATAAACCAATCAATTTATACGTCTTTATGGAAAAAACAATCAATCTTAAAAAACCATAATAATCTTGCGAATGGAGATGAAAGGCTGACAAAAAAGGTTGTGTTGATTTTATTTTACACAAGATGATGAAGATTATGAACCTTGATGATCTCTTTCTTAGTACTGACACTAACCATGAAATGTAAAACACAACACTTTGTTTATATGTGACAGAGACAAGAACTGCATGGTAATAGTGTTTTTGGGTTCTTTTTTCAGAGATGAGGTTACTCACAAGATTCCTCCTAGTGGACCCTTCTTCAAGGTTTATTACTCCATGTGTGATGCTGGTTTTTTCTACCTTTCATTAGGGTGGGTCTCTTACAATGATAAAAGTAGGGTCACTATCTCAACTATGCAATGTCCTTATTTTCTTAAATATTACCTCATCACAGTTTTCAATGTTAAATCTTGTTAAATTCAGTGCCACAATTAAATTTAATTACTGTATAATGACACCATTCTTCATCTTACACTAACATAAACATCAACTTTAAACAAGATTGGTACAAAATATATATTTTCATAATTTATTATTTTGAAGCATGACCTGACTCTATCATAAATATCTCTTTGATTAGAGTTATTTAATATTCACCcaaaaaaataaacaaatttaATAAAATTGAAAAACCTATATTTGCTACACCAACAAAGTACCAACCAACCAACAGGATCAAATTTCCCTCCTCAAACTCCATGTGTCATTCCACCGTACATTTTCAAATTCTTCCACACACACTAGATAGTACTCTCTCCTCCACCACCACAACCACCACAGCCACCATCTTCCACGACAACTCCTGCATTATCTCTGACCACCAACAAACTCATTTCTTATATTCTTTTAGTCTCTTCTTGCAGCTGTTTCATTCTCATCATCACTTCACTACTACTACTACTGCAACTCAAGCTGATGCACCCACTGCAGGCTTGCTTGCCACTATCTCAAAGTTACCACCACCGCCACCACTTTCATCCATGtcttcttcttctccatctcTATCATCTTCATCCATATCATCCTCTTCCTCCCTGCGGTTCTTTTCTTCTTGCTGAGGTGGCCATTGCTGCTCCGGTCTCACCATCAACGGAGCGGCCATGTTCTCCGCTTTCACCGCCTGGTTCAAACCACTGCCGCTGCCGCTGCCACCGGAATTGTCTCCTTTGCCTTTCTCCCTGTATAAAGCATCCAACTGATGAAAATAAGGACATGTCTTTGAATCTTCTGGTCTCTTCTTGTTACTTTCTTTCACTTTTTTGAAGTACTTGTTTATATTCTCCCATTTTTCTTTGCACCTTTTGGCATTCCTATTGTAACCCAAGCTCCTCATTGCTGAAGATATATCCTCCCATAGAGGGCCTTTTGGTCCATTCTCTTGGTACTTATTGTCCATGCTTGTTCTCAGATTTATCAGTGCTTCAACTTCTACTTTTGGCCACCGAGAAGGACTTGGTCCCATGAAATTCTCACCGTTATTATCAAACTTCACTATTTCTCTATTCATCACAAATTGCTGCTGTGGGACAATTGGTTCGCCCGGCTTAGTAACCGGCGGTGGTTGCAATGGCGGTGGAGCATGAACCTGTACTGCTAACGTTGGTGCTGATGTTGGTGTTGGAGCTGGTGCAGGCACTGGTGTTGGTGTTGGTGTTGGAGTTGGAGCTGGTGCGGTTGCGGGTGCGGGCACTCGGGTTGGTGTTGGAGTTGGAGTTGGTGATGCTGCTGGTGCTGCTGCATTTCTTTGTGGTTGTTGTAGTGGCGGTGGTTGAGCAATGTTGATGTTATTTATTGTTTCTCCTAGATTTTGTTGTTCCGCAATTTTTTGCAAGAAAGACATAACTGCAGCATCTTTTGCTGCAGCTATAGATCTTTCTTGTGCAAGAATTTCCCTCTCTCTATTGATTCTCAGCATCTCTTGTGCTCTCCATGCTTCTTCTCTAGCCACTTTTTCTTGCTCCCGTTTCTCAATCGCTTCCAAGAATCTCTTCTGCAAATCCTCTTGTTTCTCAATCACTTCCTTCATCAATCTCTCGAAAAAGTCCTTCCATTTCCGCTTCCTCTTTCGCGATCCTTCTTCCGTTGTGTCTTCTGAAGAAGTCGAGTACGAACTCGCCATGGAATTGGATAATAGATCTGTAGAAATATTAGGGAAAGATGGAAGAGGATTGATGGTGGTAgggtttgttgttgatggttgGAAACTAGTTGAAGGATTAATGGAAGAAACTGTTTGGTTCATCATATTCATTGTTTGGGTTTGGGTAGTTACAATATTATTTTGAGGCATCGAAATTGATGAAACAGTTACATGAGGAGGGATACTAATGGTTGTGTTAATCACTGGTGGCAATGACATTGGTACTGTTCTTGATTCTGTTATCGCAGTTGTAACCGCTTGCGACTGTGTTGGTGCTGAAATTTGTGGTGATTTTGATTGGTTTTGTggttgatattgttgttgataaGTTGAAGGGTGGTTATGAAAATGATCAAGGGCTTCTAATTGATCAAAAAATCTATAAGTTTTACCATCTGATTTTCCACCTCTACCATCTTTAGTTCTCTTGTGGTACTTGTAAACATTTTCAAATTTCTCTTTGCATTTCTTTGCACTTCTCTGAAACCCAAGTTCTGCTAGCTTCCTGATTATTAATAAATAAAGTTAGaagcaaaaattaaaaaaaaaattaaaaaaaaaaagaaaaagaaaaaagtttATGTATTCTTTTTCTTATCTCATCAAATCATCAAATTCAGCTACAAGACAAATGCATGATTAAAAAAAGCATGGGAATCAGCATAAGGTAACAAACAATTAAAcaagtaaacaaaataaaaactaattaaagTAGTGTTGCATCATGGAAATGCAAGGAAAGTGAAGTAACTGAAAGAGAGAAAGGAGAAAACATTAAGCTGAGTTAATATAATGAAATTCTTTTGTTATTTTATGTAACAAATTTCCATGAATTGATGAAAAGAAATGTGACCCATGAAAAA is a window of Lathyrus oleraceus cultivar Zhongwan6 chromosome 6, CAAS_Psat_ZW6_1.0, whole genome shotgun sequence DNA encoding:
- the LOC127090944 gene encoding trihelix transcription factor GT-2, encoding MLGDHSALFGGGGGDAVATSTPNMTADGGGGGGVGSNSESDIERSRIDEGERSFGGNRWPRPETLALLRIRSDMDTTFRDASVKGPLWDEVSRKLAELGFQRSAKKCKEKFENVYKYHKRTKDGRGGKSDGKTYRFFDQLEALDHFHNHPSTYQQQYQPQNQSKSPQISAPTQSQAVTTAITESRTVPMSLPPVINTTISIPPHVTVSSISMPQNNIVTTQTQTMNMMNQTVSSINPSTSFQPSTTNPTTINPLPSFPNISTDLLSNSMASSYSTSSEDTTEEGSRKRKRKWKDFFERLMKEVIEKQEDLQKRFLEAIEKREQEKVAREEAWRAQEMLRINREREILAQERSIAAAKDAAVMSFLQKIAEQQNLGETINNINIAQPPPLQQPQRNAAAPAASPTPTPTPTRVPAPATAPAPTPTPTPTPVPAPAPTPTSAPTLAVQVHAPPPLQPPPVTKPGEPIVPQQQFVMNREIVKFDNNGENFMGPSPSRWPKVEVEALINLRTSMDNKYQENGPKGPLWEDISSAMRSLGYNRNAKRCKEKWENINKYFKKVKESNKKRPEDSKTCPYFHQLDALYREKGKGDNSGGSGSGSGLNQAVKAENMAAPLMVRPEQQWPPQQEEKNRREEEDDMDEDDRDGEEEDMDESGGGGGNFEIVASKPAVGASA